A region from the Medicago truncatula cultivar Jemalong A17 chromosome 6, MtrunA17r5.0-ANR, whole genome shotgun sequence genome encodes:
- the LOC25495969 gene encoding heat shock 70 kDa protein 18, translating to MPGKGEKVAIGIDLGTTYSCAAVWRNDRVEMIVNDQGNRTTPSYVAFTDSQRMIGDPAFNMAACNPTNTVYDAKRLIGREFSDPIVQSDMKLWPFKVIGGINDKPNIVVNYNGEEKHFAAEEISSMVLTKIREIAEVYLGSTVKDVVITVPAYFNDSQRQATRDAGVIAGLNVMRIINEPTAAAIAYGLDKKPFNHDHKHVFVFDLGGGTLDVSILTFDKNGITTKATAGDTHLGGQDFDNTMVNHFVKEFLRKHKIDISGDRKALRRLKSACEKAKRILSSNTETTIEIECLHQGIDFFSPISRAKFEEVNNNHFNKCMEIAEKCLIDSGLDKSSIHDVVLVGGSTRIVKVQQILSDFFEGKELCKSINADEAIACGAAVHASILNGDFSEKVSVLRSREVIPLSLGLEKHGGIMSTMIPRNTLIPTSMEQVFTTHLHNQTNILIHVYEGERKITMGNNLLGKFVLEIPPAPAGIPQIMVSFQIDNDGILHVSATEKFLGVKKNVTIRNDKGRLSKEEIERMIEEAEKYKDEDKMYRKKVETRNALEKCAYNMRNAINDKEIMMKLSLEDKEVIDNTIDSVLLWLDDNVIVEQHDFEYYTNLLSSVFDPIILKMKTMSLMIKRNIGYH from the exons ATGCCAGGAAAAGGTGAGAAAGTTGCAATAGGAATCGACTTAGGAACAACTTATTCTTGTGCTGCAGTGTGGAGGAATGATAGGGTTGAGATGATAGTGAACGACCAAGGGAATAGAACAACACCTTCTTATGTTGCATTCACTGACTCTCAAAGAATGATTGGTGATCCTGCTTTCAACATGGCTGCTTGCAACCCAACCAACACTGTTTATG ATGCGAAGAGGCTCATTGGTAGAGAATTTAGTGACCCTATAGTTCAGAGTGATATGAAATTGTGGCCATTTAAAGTAATTGGTGGCATAAATGACAAACCCAATATTGTTGTCAATTACAATGGAGAGGAAAAACATTTTGCTGCTGAGGAAATATCATCAATGGTATTGACAAAAATTCGTGAGATTGCAGAAGTTTACCTTGGATCAACAGTGAAGGATGTCGTTATAACTGTTCCTGCTTACTTTAATGACTCGCAACGCCAAGCTACTAGAGATGCAGGTGTTATTGCAGGTCTCAACGTTATGCGAATAATCAACGAGCCTACAGCAGCTGCAATTGCATATGGTCTTGACAAGAAACCGTTTAATCATGACCAtaaacatgtttttgtttttgatttaggAGGTGGTACATTGGATGTGTCTATTCTCACATTCGATAAGAATGGAATCACCACTAAAGCCACTGCTGGAGATACTCACCTCGGGGGACAAGACTTTGATAACACAATGGTGAACCATTTCGTGAAAGAGTTCTTGAGGAAGCATAAAATTGACATTAGTGGAGATCGAAAAGCCCTTAGACGGTTGAAGTCTGCATGTGAGAAAGCAAAGAGGATACTTTCCAGTAATACTGAGACCACAATTGAGATAGAATGTTTGCATCAAGGGATAGATTTCTTCTCACCGATTAGTCGAGCAAAGTTTGAAGAAGTCAACAATAATCACTTCAACAAGTGTATGGAGATTGCGGAAAAGTGTCTAATAGATAGCGGGTTGGACAAGAGTAGTATTCATGATGTTGTCCTTGTTGGCGGGTCTACGAGGATTGTAAAAGTACAACAAATATTGAGTGATTTCTTTGAAGGAAAGGAGTTATGCAAAAGCATAAATGCAGATGAAGCTATTGCATGTGGTGCTGCTGTCCATGCATCAATATTGAATGGTGATTTTAGTGAAAAGGTTAGCGTTTTGCGATCGAGGGAGGTCATTCCTTTATCCCTTGGATTGGAGAAACATGGGGGAATCATGTCAACAATGATTCCTAGGAATACCTTAATTCCTACCAGCATGGAACAAGTATTCACAACACATCTTCATAACCAAACCAATATTTTGATTCATGTTTACGAGGgtgaaagaaaaataactatGGGGAACAACTTGCTAGGAAAATTTGTTTTGGAAATTCCCCCAGCTCCGGCAGGTATACCTCAAATCATGGTCAGTTTCCAAATTGATAATGACGGCATCTTGCATGTCTCTGCCACCGAAAAATTTCTCGGAGTAAAAAAGAATGTGACAATAAGAAATGACAAGGGAAGGCTGTCAAAAGAAGAGATTGAGAGGATGATCGAAGAAGCTGAGAAGTACAAGGATGAAGACAAGATGTATAGGAAGAAGGTAGAAACAAGAAATGCATTGGAGAAGTGTGCATATAACATGAGGAATGCCATAAACGATAAGGAGATTATGATGAAGCTTTCGTTAGAAGACAAGGAAGTGATCGATAACACAATTGATTCGGTCTTACTGTGGCTTGACGACAATGTGATTGTAGAACAACATGATTTTGAGTATTATACGAACTTACTTTCAAGTGTGTTTGATCCCATTATTTTGAAGATGAAAACGATGAGCCTAATGATAAAAAGAAACATCGGTTATCATTAA